The Spirosoma radiotolerans genome has a window encoding:
- a CDS encoding DNA polymerase Y family protein, with translation MNHNRLSTHTLPTVLFVDMNSFFASCEQQDNYWLRGRPVGVCVYTGRKGCVIAPSIEAKLRGIKTGMRLDEAMTLCPELVPIETHPARYREYHVKIVDVLRTFSEDVVPKSIDEAVVDLTNYQLVYKDMQQTALAIKQAIRQKVGDWLRCSIGIAPNVFLAKLASDIQKPDGLTVITPETIDQVLQTLRLTDLPGIGHRMAERLEAGGVHTPLELRYAAPEHLRAVCKSIIGWHWHLRLNFGGEVDLDTNPDNKSMSAMRTVSADQRNTSERLEELVQSLCLTLERRMVRQGVFCQDMSFSCRYQNGKTYNYEVHFSEPKQDGPELFTLIMERLVKFQKAHQCEPVLNEHLRSVSVAVFRFIPSEVVPLRLFGNDTRKDKFRKALYDLKTKFGSDKLLRATELRDNPAYRDVIGFGNIKDL, from the coding sequence ATGAACCATAATCGACTCTCTACCCATACACTGCCAACCGTTCTGTTTGTAGATATGAACAGCTTCTTTGCTTCCTGCGAACAGCAGGACAACTACTGGCTGCGTGGGCGGCCGGTTGGGGTATGCGTTTATACGGGGCGGAAGGGTTGCGTTATTGCTCCATCTATAGAAGCAAAGTTACGCGGTATAAAAACGGGTATGCGGCTGGACGAGGCCATGACGCTGTGCCCGGAACTAGTCCCTATAGAAACCCATCCGGCGCGCTATCGGGAGTACCATGTCAAAATCGTTGATGTGCTGCGTACATTCTCGGAGGATGTTGTCCCGAAAAGTATTGATGAGGCTGTCGTTGATTTAACAAATTATCAATTGGTCTATAAAGACATGCAGCAGACAGCCCTGGCGATTAAACAGGCTATCAGGCAAAAGGTGGGTGATTGGCTGCGTTGTTCGATTGGTATTGCCCCGAATGTTTTTCTGGCTAAACTGGCATCAGATATTCAAAAGCCGGATGGGCTGACGGTTATCACCCCCGAAACAATCGACCAGGTATTACAAACGCTCCGACTAACGGACTTGCCGGGTATTGGGCACCGCATGGCCGAGCGGCTTGAGGCAGGGGGCGTACATACTCCGCTTGAGCTTAGGTATGCTGCGCCAGAGCACCTCCGGGCTGTATGCAAAAGTATTATTGGCTGGCACTGGCACCTCCGGCTCAACTTTGGTGGCGAGGTGGATCTGGATACCAACCCCGATAACAAAAGTATGTCGGCCATGCGCACCGTTTCGGCCGATCAGCGCAACACCAGCGAACGTCTGGAGGAATTAGTCCAGTCACTCTGCCTTACTCTCGAACGACGAATGGTACGTCAGGGCGTTTTTTGTCAAGATATGTCCTTTTCCTGCCGCTACCAGAACGGGAAAACCTATAATTACGAAGTGCATTTTTCGGAGCCAAAGCAGGATGGCCCTGAACTGTTTACCCTTATTATGGAGCGTTTGGTAAAGTTTCAGAAGGCGCATCAGTGCGAGCCTGTTCTGAACGAGCACTTGCGTAGTGTGTCCGTAGCCGTGTTTCGATTTATACCGTCGGAAGTGGTGCCGCTACGTTTGTTTGGAAACGATACACGGAAGGATAAATTTCGCAAGGCGCTTTATGACTTGAAGACAAAATTTGGCTCCGATAAACTACTCCGGGCTACCGAACTGCGTGACAATCCCGCTTACCGGGACGTCATTGGCTTCGGAAACATAAAAGACCTATAA
- a CDS encoding LexA family transcriptional regulator, whose translation MVKNCLNENLSSVTVQDRLKQVFDALGITIYQIAKELGENPSKFYNILNGRAKPSYDTIMSLLACYPQISADYLIRGIMPVLNAPQANARIMPSDDDTIEVPFVPVKFYASFVESFSDGISMNDVESFRVRKPIMKGHKNGVVLEISGSSMSPQLTHGAKVLAIPVSENNWEYQSGGVYAVMYRDYFVVKRIRDNELLTRKYLTLHSDNPNGGNVTVPLQDIRALWKIVAIVEAPVE comes from the coding sequence ATGGTTAAAAATTGTCTAAATGAAAATCTAAGCTCCGTGACCGTCCAAGATCGACTTAAGCAGGTTTTTGATGCCCTTGGCATAACCATCTATCAGATTGCCAAGGAGTTAGGCGAAAACCCATCAAAGTTTTATAATATTTTGAACGGCCGGGCCAAGCCCTCTTATGACACCATCATGAGTTTGCTGGCCTGCTATCCTCAGATCAGTGCCGATTACCTGATTCGGGGTATTATGCCTGTTTTGAATGCTCCGCAGGCAAACGCCCGAATTATGCCTTCAGACGATGATACGATTGAGGTGCCTTTTGTGCCAGTAAAATTTTATGCCAGCTTCGTCGAGAGTTTCAGTGATGGCATTAGCATGAATGATGTAGAGTCATTTCGTGTTCGAAAACCCATCATGAAAGGACACAAGAATGGTGTTGTTCTGGAGATTTCGGGCAGCAGTATGAGCCCTCAACTAACCCACGGTGCCAAAGTACTGGCGATACCCGTTAGTGAAAACAACTGGGAATACCAGTCAGGCGGGGTGTATGCTGTTATGTACCGGGATTATTTTGTTGTCAAACGTATTCGGGATAATGAGCTCCTGACCCGTAAATACCTGACGCTTCACTCCGACAACCCCAATGGCGGCAATGTAACTGTTCCGTTGCAGGATATTCGGGCGCTCTGGAAAATTGTGGCCATTGTGGAAGCTCCTGTGGAATAG
- a CDS encoding ABC transporter ATP-binding protein: MKNPYVALLRTAWTYARHEKRQYVFVYFLFALANIANAANPLLFGWFVGKLQEQHTDIPKLIWMYVGGYMGLMLLEWAFHGPARVMERRLAFNLSRNFLDELFHQTLHLPVGWHKDHHSGATINRIRKAYDALKTFFQGGFVYLHAFSKLIFSFGAMLYFSPLFGCIGLVLGALTVWVILRFDRPFIKALDETNEREHVVSSTLFDSLSNIITVITLRLEQRVQASFAQKVATVFPPFMRQVRINEWKWFVASTLVALIYIVLATGYIYQHYVPGQVFLIGGLVTLLGYVNQFTSVFHDVAYQYTQIVQFNTDVQTVRNISDAYAQHERPEDELMPANWQTIDIANLNFSHGRLQNTRHKIPNLSNLRICLNRGKRVAFIGESGSGKSTLLTLLRGLYQPEPGLTVWIDGKESHDLNAVTNTVTLFPQEPEIFENTIAYNITLGLPFSDEAIDEVCRVAHFNDVVRHLPNGLETNIQEKGVNLSGGQRQRLALARGVLAARTSDIVLLDEPTSSVDPKTELAIYRELLHEFSDKAVVSTLHRLHLLPMFDYIYIMEKGRIVDEGSFPELRHRSVIFQEMWAHQKEVMHQEELVVV, encoded by the coding sequence ATGAAAAATCCGTATGTAGCTCTGCTGCGTACTGCCTGGACGTATGCCCGGCACGAAAAACGCCAGTATGTATTTGTTTATTTTCTATTTGCACTGGCCAACATTGCGAATGCCGCAAATCCGCTTCTGTTTGGTTGGTTTGTTGGCAAGTTGCAGGAGCAGCATACCGATATACCGAAACTCATCTGGATGTATGTCGGCGGCTACATGGGGCTGATGTTGCTGGAATGGGCCTTTCACGGCCCGGCGCGCGTTATGGAACGTCGGCTGGCGTTCAACCTGAGTCGCAATTTTTTGGATGAGCTGTTTCACCAAACCCTGCATTTACCGGTGGGTTGGCACAAAGATCATCACAGTGGGGCTACTATCAACCGGATCCGGAAGGCCTACGATGCGCTAAAAACGTTTTTTCAGGGCGGATTCGTGTATTTGCATGCATTCTCGAAACTGATATTCTCGTTCGGGGCGATGTTGTATTTTTCTCCTCTGTTCGGTTGTATTGGTCTGGTGTTAGGTGCGCTGACTGTCTGGGTTATTCTTCGCTTTGACCGTCCGTTTATCAAAGCACTGGACGAAACCAACGAGCGGGAACATGTCGTTTCGTCGACTCTTTTCGATAGCCTCTCGAACATCATCACAGTAATCACCTTGCGGTTGGAGCAACGGGTTCAGGCCAGTTTCGCCCAGAAAGTAGCCACTGTTTTCCCGCCCTTCATGCGGCAGGTGCGAATCAATGAATGGAAATGGTTCGTAGCCTCTACCCTGGTCGCGCTCATCTACATCGTTCTGGCAACGGGCTACATTTACCAGCACTATGTTCCGGGACAGGTTTTCCTGATTGGCGGCCTAGTGACGTTACTGGGTTATGTCAATCAGTTTACGAGTGTGTTTCATGACGTGGCCTATCAGTACACCCAAATTGTGCAGTTTAATACCGATGTACAGACGGTGCGTAATATCAGCGACGCCTATGCACAGCACGAACGCCCGGAGGACGAACTAATGCCTGCCAACTGGCAAACCATTGATATTGCCAATCTTAATTTCTCACACGGTCGACTTCAGAATACGCGGCATAAAATTCCTAATCTGAGCAATTTGCGGATCTGCCTGAACCGGGGCAAGCGGGTGGCGTTTATTGGTGAAAGTGGTTCGGGTAAAAGCACACTATTGACGCTCTTGCGGGGATTGTATCAGCCAGAACCAGGCCTGACCGTATGGATCGATGGGAAGGAGTCGCACGATTTAAACGCTGTGACGAACACCGTGACGCTCTTTCCGCAGGAGCCGGAAATTTTTGAAAATACGATTGCCTACAACATTACGCTTGGCCTACCTTTCAGTGATGAGGCCATCGACGAGGTTTGCCGGGTAGCCCATTTCAACGATGTTGTTCGGCATCTGCCAAATGGTCTGGAAACAAATATTCAGGAAAAAGGGGTGAACCTGTCGGGTGGACAGCGCCAGCGGTTAGCGCTGGCGCGTGGTGTGCTGGCGGCCCGCACCAGCGATATTGTGTTGCTGGATGAACCGACAAGCAGCGTAGACCCCAAAACAGAACTAGCGATTTATCGGGAGTTGCTGCATGAGTTTTCCGATAAAGCGGTTGTCTCGACGTTGCACCGGCTTCATTTATTACCCATGTTCGACTACATCTATATTATGGAAAAAGGCAGAATTGTGGATGAGGGCAGTTTTCCCGAACTACGTCACCGAAGTGTCATTTTCCAGGAGATGTGGGCGCACCAAAAAGAAGTGATGCATCAGGAGGAACTGGTTGTTGTGTAA